A window of Aurantibacillus circumpalustris genomic DNA:
TTTAATTCAAAGTCAAAACCCTAAGAATGAGCAAAAAAATACTAATTCTTTTATTCTTTTTGTTCACAGTTTTCTTAAAAGGGCAAACCCTTAAATTTACCGGTAATATTAACGATACAAGTGCCAACAATGGCCTTCCAAACGTTCTAATGATGGTGCTTAAGTTTAGTGATTCTACGCTTATTAAACACACGCGAACTAATAACACAGGTTTCTTTAAACCTATTCAGGTTCCACTTGATACTTATCTTGTAATTTTATCACATCCAAGCCATAGCGATAAAACCTTTTTATTAGTGCCTTCTTCCAAAGATTCTGTTTACAATTTTAAAAATGTTGTACTACCGCCAAAATCGTTTGTATTAAATGAAATTGAAATTGTTGCCCCAAAAGAAAAAAGTTACTATAAAGGCGATACTCTTATTTTTACTGCCGACTCTTTTAAAACAGGAGCAAATGCCACAGTGGAAGACCTTCTCAAAAGATTGCCTGGCATGCAGGTAGATGCAAATGGGAAAATTACTGTACAAGGTAAAGAAGTTGATCAGGTTTTAGTGGATGGCGACGAATTTTTCGGAACGGATCCAACCATTGCCACGCGTAACCTCAACGCATCTTCAATAGATAACGTACAGGTTTTTGATAAAAAAAATGAAAGTACTGAAGAAGGCGCTAATGAAACATTAAAGGTTATAAATCTAAAATTGAAGGACGATGCCAAGAAAGGTTATTTTGGAAAAGTATCAGGCGCCAGTGATTTTCAAAAATTTTATGAAGGAGAATTTTTAGCAAATCATTTTAAAGGGAGCCGCAAGGTAAGTTTATTTGGATTGGTAGCAAATACACCAAAACAGGCTTTTGGTGGTGGAGATGCTTATAAATATGGCTTGAGTGGTGAACAGAACTGGATTTACGATGATGAAACTGGTAATTGGATAAATAACAATGAACGAGGAACAGGCGTACCTCTTACAATTAAATCTGGTTTTTATTTTAATGATAAGATTGGGGAAAACACAAAAATAAATGCCGATTATACGTTTAATCAAAATCAGTTATTCTCCGGTTCAGAAACAAACACCCAATTTTTTCTTGCAGACACAAGTTACTCCAACCTGAAAATAAAAACCAGTGAATCAAAAAATCAAAACCATTCTTTTAATTTTCGTGTCATCCAAAAATTAGATTCACTCACAGAACTTACATTAGCTCCAAAAATTAAATATACTACATCAGATAATTCCACTATACAAACGGATGATTTTATTTCTGGAGAAATTGCTACAACTCGTCGAACAGTCATAAAAAACACAAACTCAAATCAAACAAGCGACGCTAATATTTATTTGAAACTGAGTCGCAACTTTATGAAGAAAGATCGCAACATAAGTATCTCTTATCAACCCATCTTTAATTCAAGTAACAATGACACAAAATTAAATA
This region includes:
- a CDS encoding outer membrane beta-barrel protein; this encodes MSKKILILLFFLFTVFLKGQTLKFTGNINDTSANNGLPNVLMMVLKFSDSTLIKHTRTNNTGFFKPIQVPLDTYLVILSHPSHSDKTFLLVPSSKDSVYNFKNVVLPPKSFVLNEIEIVAPKEKSYYKGDTLIFTADSFKTGANATVEDLLKRLPGMQVDANGKITVQGKEVDQVLVDGDEFFGTDPTIATRNLNASSIDNVQVFDKKNESTEEGANETLKVINLKLKDDAKKGYFGKVSGASDFQKFYEGEFLANHFKGSRKVSLFGLVANTPKQAFGGGDAYKYGLSGEQNWIYDDETGNWINNNERGTGVPLTIKSGFYFNDKIGENTKINADYTFNQNQLFSGSETNTQFFLADTSYSNLKIKTSESKNQNHSFNFRVIQKLDSLTELTLAPKIKYTTSDNSTIQTDDFISGEIATTRRTVIKNTNSNQTSDANIYLKLSRNFMKKDRNISISYQPIFNSSNNDTKLNTDFIYYEGQANDSSLVQKRTQKNSKIEHNASLIYTEPFTKKIKGEFSYNFTNNQNSNNRETFNYRATGYDLLDSNLSNNFENKRVIHRAGTKLTYEVKKYRITVGSYFRNIEQQNVNITTGNKLQLKVNNILPLASFNYRINQGSNLSFRYNSSSQQPDLQQMQPVRDNTDPNRISIGNPDLKPTFSNNLSLNYYFYKGIKDVNFWVGGNYGNTNNQISYATTYDSEGRAITQPVNVNGNYNGNVWLGGGFPLFKKFIKTYYNFNGSFSNNVSLVNSTKNISQNTSLGPSMSVEKNAEKFNIRIGGDYSYNIPKSTISIQSNQPYYSYGLEGSVVLKIRKKFIISTDGRYNDNGNRTPGYNIHYFIWNASIARLFLKTGNLALSLNANDILNQNISNQRYISSNQIVDTKTQIIKRYFLLKLLYKFNNQKTKVEGDDDF